The genomic segment CCAAACGCATATAACAACTTGTTTTTCACAGTGCTTCGTTTTTGCTTCATAATTATACGTTGGGCCATTTCTGCAAATGAGGCCTTGAGGAAAGTTGGCGGACGAAACTGGGGTATAGTTACACACAGAGAACAGATCGCTAGGGTCCTAAGAAATTTTCTTATTGAAAGGTTTACGTCAAGTAATATTTACGCATTCATCGGAAATTTACACCTTACTGCAGATCATGACACCAGTTTCAAATATCATACAATCAgcaaaaaatgtcatgaaaatatCGACACATATTTACATGGAATATTGattctttttaaaattgtatTCTGTAGCTTCTTTTACGGAAAATATTAATGGTGGCTGTGACTGCATGAAGTATGAAGTCTACTGCCAGCAACCCAGCAATGACCACCATTACTATATGAGGGCCATCCAACATTGCCGATCGCGCTCTATCCTTCCGCTCGGTCCAAAAGGTCGACTGGCTGTCCTCAAGGACCCTCTGATCGCAAGTAAAGTGGTCCAATTCATCAGAGCCAAAGAGCTACATAAACCACCATGCATAAACAAATATGGCTTTTGGATCGGGCTGTCTGACCGTGCGAAAGAGGGTAAATTTGTCTGGAGTGATGGCAAGGCCCTCTGTTCTGACGATGACGCTAACTGGGCCCCAGGTCAGCCCGACAACACCCAAACCAAGAAGACCAGTGGCCAAGATTGTGTTCAGCTATGGTAAGTGACTTTACTTGTTACATGTTCGTATCCTTATTGTCGTCGTCAGAACAACAGGCCGTGAGACGCTATTAGTGATAGTAAGAgtgtgcaaaataaataaatttatgatttatgaatactgttgataaaaaattaatatttctggCATTATTGTTAAACCTAAAAAGTGCCCTGCTGCACTCAAATCCTGAATGATGATcaaaatttataccaaattcaCGCAGTTGTTGCACAGGCCCTGTTATTAATAAacttatgattatgaatattgttgataaaattCGATATTTCTCTCATTCTTGCATGATccatcataaatttattaatgttttttttttacatttttgctaTGTATCAAACCTCCTAATGACCCTGTGGCCCGCACGGCAAGAACAGTTTCCCCAAACAGCCCGTGCTTAAACGCTCACCATCATTTCTGAAGCATCTTGATCCAAGCTTTGAATCGTGCGGACTAATCACAGCCACTGCTAATTCTTTTCGGGATTACATAATGCAGCCAAACGAAGGCAATGGTTTTTGGTTTTATGTTTCTTTAGTGATGTGAGACACATGTTGGTCGTTTAGCGTCATGGTTACGTCATCTTTTGATACATGGCAATGCACTGCTGGATCGAACAGAGATTTGACTTTGGCCGtaaattgttttaaatcagATTCATGTGCGACTGCAGTCAGCAGTTGCCGTAGGTTTATTTTGACTGCAAATTCTCGCCAGATTAGTGCAAGTGAATTGATCAATTGCCTTTCTCACCGGTAGCATCACagttttgtgttgacaatgattGTCAGTTATGACACTTCGTCATTCGCTGCAAAGTTGAAGACTCAGAGCACAATTTGTACGCATCACTGTGTGATAGGAGGAACTGTCTGTCGATACTGCACCGTGGTTTGTGGAGGGGCGGTAAAGCCAAATTGCTTGATAGCAAGTTTAAAGCCCCACTCCCTTTatcttttggcattatttttatgatttcacGTTCAAACTAAAATACGTTTGTTAGAATGTACTAAATTAGGTTTGTGTATTCACTTATCATTAACTAGCCTCTTGGAatgtatatgcaattttgaacaagataaagattacactgcgatcaAATGTCTGCCCAAACACTAAATTACTGCCCCATGCTTAAGAGCAAAAACCGtcgatactgtgcatatctgcaatgaaatcttcacataaacaaCAGGGTACCCAGAGATctggttgctgttgttgttgctgttgttgttgttattgttgttcttatgttgtttatgtttattagtcttgttgttgttgaccataaaattcaacgaacaaaCTGTtatgttgttgatgttgttgtttcaaacacAGTGTAGATGTCCTTTGACCCGATGCAACTCTCTGCCAACGTAACTCTCTTCATATGACCTCTGGGTGCCCTgtgcataaactgcacagagtagtccaatataatgcataaagTTGTacgttttcaactgtgacattttacatttctgtttcctttgtaatatttttatattaccaatttttgtaaatggagggaaatcaaaatgaccgttaaaatctgaatttattcataaaatgtttcacaaagtgaAGGTTTCCTAATACAGTGAAAGCCCaaatcccttcagagggtagaattcataGAAAGCtaggagagaataggaagatattttgaagtcaacaaatttcaagagttacagctagtggggctttaatttAACACCACAAGTTATGCATGTTACACTGACATCGTTCTCCTTTAAATGTAAAATAGAGTTTGCCCCTTTCTTTGATTGCTGGTCAAATTATTGATGTAAATCCGCGAGAAATATGTATTCCTCTAGTTCACTTGAAGGTGTACATCGACCAAGTTTAGAATTTATCGTTTGTAACCACAGTAGAGATTGGAGTTACGGTAAACGGCTTGAGATAAGGTAGTCAATAGTGTCTGTCAGAAAACACATTCAGTTCACCGTCAAAGGTCTCGGCGCCATAATAATCACTCGCCCCCTTCATTGCAGAGATGTACATCTGATCAAGCCTTCTGCTATTAAACGTGTCTTTCCACAAAAACCGTAGAATTGTTGAAAGAAGTGGGACGGTTTCCATATGCCCCTCTCCGTATACACCAATAGCCATTTCTGGGCGTTTTCTAGATACTATTACCGAAAAAAAATGCTAAGTTACGCCATCTTTCTTCGATATATCTTACCGAGCATGAATGTACTTTTGTGATAGAGCCACGAAAAGTTGCATTTCAAACTATAAGATGATCACGAGGATAATACGTAACAACGGAAGGTCATTATTATGTGAACTTGCAGGTTCCGTAATGGTTACGAAGGTCAGTTGGACGACGAATACTGTGATTTCCGACCAAAGGGCTTCATCTGTGAAATTCCGGGTGAGTGTTACATTACAGCATGCGGCATACGATCTGAAGTAGAGCTTTTGCCGTCCTATGTTTCCCAATTGCAAGTCTTTGTTGAGCAGACGAGACATCCGCCTTTCAATACACAAGAGTAATTCAattaaaggtattcggtcatctgttttttaatagccaatcacatattttacgCCGGTGGCCGCATTTTAAAAAAGGCGCCCCCACACGACCAGCTATGGCACACTTAGCAGCGTCATCTGCATGTCCTTTGacgtatcaaatatggaggaccgACAGCAACAGGTATTGCGGGGTAGTACGCTAAGCCCCgccctttaccatatatggaatatgcaaatttacggtgaccgtgtAGCTTTAAAGGTTATCACCCAATCAGTGTCACTGGTTGTGTCATTCGTGCTGCACCGGACACAAGGCGAGGCAGCAGCACAAATGACGCGAATGCTGATACGGCACGAGGTACATACGACATTGGGttataatcaattttttttgtagcCATGTCCAAAAAATTGCAACtgataacaaaattttaaatttcaggatTTACTTTTAATGCCCACGCccataaatttgcaaatatttatgtaaatcgTCCagcttcattcataaactatAAGCTTAAGACGTCTTCCCACATAAATCAATGCAAGTCGTGACAATTCTTCTACATCTCGATGAACACAATCAGAAAGGATAAGGGGACTTATAAAGGTCGTACGGGAAGAACAGCTCATAGCTCAATGTGTTAATTATTACAATCGTTACTGATCTAAACTCTCTTTCGGTTAAAACTCTTCCGATTTCGATTGCACCAGATCGTCGTACGGAACGGAGAAAGGCAGTCACTCTGTTTGTTTTCCTTATCTTTTTCATGTTACAAAGTGTTTCGAAAAGGGCTTTTAATACAACGTAAGCATTTTGCATTTCATCAATGACGAAGCTTACTTGTTCAcagcattaaggtagaatgcacctgcgggacagatattcggactctcaaacttttacaattttcttctgatctatcacttgtgggggttcattttaaagctctaggtgtaagaaaacttttcaccgattTAGTTCTTCGGAAatcgaaaatgtcatttttctccatagagttaacacagggatgacggccattttgaattttaaatatcggtaaatcttgagttatttgtttctctagtaacaaaatttgcacggtgatccccgatttttattcttaatttagtaagagaatggctaaaaaattcactaaggaaagattgagcaaaagtttaagtctttcactttcgaggtgcatactaccttaaaaaagaACACTTGAAGACGCTCAAACAACGCAAGTTTCATACCTCTAATTGATATAAGCTTAATGTTATTTACAGATCCCCATTGTCTGTCTTAAGATTTGGAGAATTGTGAACTTCATCCCGGAAGAAGACGAAAACGCCATGAGACCAACACATTTAAATCACTAACAACGTTCCAATTATTAGTAACTCACCCAGCATTTCCTGCATGTTAATTATAAATGAACATAATAGTTGAATAAAATGAGAGTGTATAACATTCTCCAATCATGACAATAAATCGTTATCTGTTCTATTCGTGTAAATCTTTTCGTATGAGTGCCAGATGTAAATTAGGCCAGAGAAAATATATTGTTCCTTCGATTTTTTTAGTAAAGATACAGAGGCGACGATTATTTCTtaatttttatagaaactagcAAAATCTTTTACAAGTTACATTGTAACTGATAAGTTTAAAGCTGTCCACATACGGTCAACGTTGACAGAATCTGGGCCTTTCCACGTGCTCAGAGAAGAAAACagaaaactataaaaaaatgtacataacaaATGATTGAAATGTGGCTATACATTGACGAGTTGGGATTTTTAGAGCTGTATTTAAGACTTAAACTCAACAACACTATGAAACTTTTTCTTTAATGATTTCCAAGAAAACACTTGGCTTCAGCAGACAGTGATGATTTCATATGTACGTGTGTTAAGTTTACTCTGAAACTTGAGTCTTACATGAAAGCGTGGGATGTGGAAGAGACAAATGTTCATATGCGCAAACTGATACAAAATGGTGCTTTAATCTagaccatggatgtacatccatgTCTGGACCAATCTTTGACCAAAATCGGATTGGTGAATTGTGAGTGGTTGTTCTGCTCGATATCGAAAACGATCATTTCGCTAATAAATTGCCAGCTGCCTTTGTTAATAAAACTTCTTGTTTGCACTCTTTACCGTGTTCGGTAATATTGTAAGAAATCAAGAACCTTAAAAACTACGATCATCGAGTCTTTCATAGATTCACCGCAGAGGTAAAGACTTCGAAGGCTGGCCTTTTCGATGCTGTGTATTCTGGATACAGGTAAAAACACATTGGCAACGTCTGTCGTGCACATTATACTGTCGACGTGGCATAGTTTTTGGTCGCATCTGGATGTCGCAGGAATAGGTATTATTACTGCTCACCGTCTTCCTTCGGGAAACAGCTGGCGAGAGGAGTGGGGATACAGAAACTGAGTAGAGGCTCAAAGTCTTCAGAGATAAGACCGTTTATTTCTTAAGTATGGATGTTACATATTGGCACATGTTGTCCCTTCTTCTTCGCTATTCGCCAACATACCTCTTTAATATAGGCCTACAGCAGTGATTTTCATTGGAGTAAGATATAAACCCGTGGTATCATCCTCTGCACATGCGCATATCATGAGTGATCAGACCCTCTCACACTGCTACTCGACATGTTATGCAAAGTTTTGCATTCTTGTTCTGTTGGAGGAAGGCAAGGGTGAAATCAGAATAGTAACAGTAAAGTGAGATTTGTAAGTAATCCTCTACTTCTAATGTGAAAGATAAATGCCACATTTTACCCTAGCAACACAAAACACCATGCACAAAGTGAGAAAATATTTACCAGGAGACGTTGTTGAAGAAGTAGCTATATAGACGTTGTTGAAAATCCACACTTCCAAATGTAATGAATAGCATGAGTGAGAACATAACTATTTTACATAGTTGTAACTTTCTACATGATGCATTCAAGCTCTGACAATCGCTTTTAAGAACGTGGTGGAAAAAatcatagttttgtattgaagtTATGAAGTTGTCTTTGAACCTTAAAGGTACCTTTACTGCCTTCACTTGGGTATTTTATTTCGAAAACACGAAAATCGGGTGTCTCCCTGAAAATTTCTTGAACATGCGTCTTTAGTGTAAAGAAACTCTAGGTTCGTGAGTTCTTAAAATCATCTTCagttttgtcatgaaaattggCAAGGGGAACAAATACACGTCTCAGATTAGCAACCACCGTCCACTCTTGATTCACATTGGTTTAATCATACCGGAAGTGTCAGCGTCGTCATCACGCGCGCTTCGATGACATCCGCTGCGACACTCGCATAATGCACCGTTGATTGTTCAATGCGTGTTTCAAGCATCATTAGGCCGAAAGAAAGTAGCAAAACGTCTCATAAGAAACTTCAcatggacttccatttcatgtACAGACGCCGGTAATGAAGTATCTACCGAAAATATAGTCGTACTGAAACACGGAACCAACTTTTCTTTCGCTCCACTGTCTGTGTTTAAAGACACTTTTAGCGATCCCTGGTTCTCCTCACTGGAAATGATGAAGATTTCAAATGACCATTCCCCTTTCTGATGGCAGACACTTATCTCCCAACATTGGCAACAAATCTTGTCAGTCCAGGTCTATTCAGATGAACAGTATCGTAATAAGGTGAAGTAGTGGAATGTGGAACGTAGTGACTTAAAACATGACTTATTAATTTTCAGATTTAGGTTTTAGACGACTTCAGAGCTGATATAGATATGCTTCAAAACAGATCTAGATTTTGTGCAATGTGTGGGTGCTAGATGTTGTGTTattaataaattttgaaatcgtAAATGTTATTATCTTGTTACGTTTTAACATGATGTCAAATTGTCCCCTGCTACTTTGACAACAGTCCCTGGACTTTTACCTATGCACCCTGAGTCCGCACTTACAATAGTAcacgcctcaaaattgaaagtctaaaacttttgctcagatttTTCTTAAAAATCTCTTTAAATCATTCCCTTTTGAAAAGTAGAATGCCAAGACGTTGGCAATGACATAGTCTCTCCTGTAATTAGGAATTTGTCCGTGACAGTAGCTAAATTGAAGTCACCATGATGCAcatgaaaaaaagaaatgagGGTACTGAAAACCTGTCTGTGACTGAAGCCCCTATTTGACTGAATTGTAAACAAGTAGACATAAGGTGTGAatgacataaggttatgtcgtTTTACCAAGTTGGACTGAATATGGTATGCCATATACTGGCTCTTATAATGCCAAAATTCAACTTATCTGCAAGAAACTGTTCCAGGAATGTCTGAATACTGGCTCCTGACATGAAAAATCAGAATATCAGATATGAACAAAAATGCCTCTGTTTTCATTACAGAAGAGACTTACTACAATTAGctattgatactgctaaatgcttttcttgagtgtgaaatatttgtatgatCAACATATGCGGCAAGAGTCTTTGGTGCAGTCATTCAGGATGTAGATCATTAGAAACATGCTTTCCCagtgtagaggtccaactttactgGGTTGGCCCAcatcatggtggtgaaaacgtaaAGTCAATCTGGGCTGCCACTCTAATTACAAAAGATCATTAATatgtcaattagtaattaattaaTATGATGTTACTAAATATTTTTCCATGCTATTATAACTCTGTAAGAcaatctgtaccaaatttcaatgcAGTTTATGCAGTGTTCCTGGATATTAACCCTCAATACAAAAATTCACTAAATATACAATTAAGCAATCAATTGAAATTATACCACTAATTGTCATTGCGTTCTATCACAGCAttgtaaaatcaaaatctgtactaattttcaacaaaacttctgcagtatttctggaaaTATTACCCTAATGATGAAAGtttactaaatatgcaaattagcaattaactgacatgatactgctaaatgtctttgcatgctattacagcactcaaagatcAACGTGTGAACAACGTGTAATCAATTTTGACACACTCGTTCTGGACATATCACACCAATTAggaggttcattaaatattcaaattaacaATTAAATGACATGATGATGCTAACTGTCTTTGCACACTATTACAGCACTGAAAGATCAACATATGAACTAcgtgtcatcaattttgatatGCTAGTTCTGGACATATCAATAaaaataggaaagttcattgcatatgcaaattcaaaaatatttgatacGATATTGATAAACATCTTTGTACTCTGTGACAGCAATGTGGGCTCAACATCTgaaccaagtttcatgaaatttgatgcagtatttcttgatatattatCTCCcttattatgaaaattcattaaatatgcaaattagcaattaagtGACATAATAGTGCTAAATGTCTTGCCACACTATCACAGTACTGAGAGATCAACATCTGAAGCattgtcatcaaatttgatgcagtataaCCTGgccatatcacactaattaggagagttcattaaatatgcaaattagcaattaattgatactGCTCTATGTCTTTGTATACTATTACAGCACTGAAAGATCAACATTTGCATCAAGTGTCAACAAATTTGATCTATCATATCTAGACCTTTCacgctaattaggaaagttattaaatatgcacattagaAATTGATTTAAACCGATACTGATAGATGTCATTGTTAAAGCGTTGTGAACTCAACATCATCAGTACAAAGATTCAACAAAATAGATTTAGTATTTCTTGCTGTATATCTTGAAATGTCACCCGagttatgaacattttttaaatatgcaaattatcaattaatTGATACAGTTTTGCCATACATCTTTAAGCGCAATTAGACCTCTGTGTTGCCAACATTTGTacaatgtttcatcaaatttggcacagtcTCTCTGGAAACAGAActctttttcaaaaccactaattatgcaaataagcactAATTATGCACGCCAAACCCGAAACAATAGACAAGCATATGTATGCCAaagtgtattatccttgtaacaagtttgaaaggaattggcAAATGCATGCGCATTTCTtaaatatctgcgtgaacggacggacggacggacgcacagacagaCTGGACGAAGTCCAATTCATACATCCCCGGACTGCGTCCGCGGCCACTAAAAAGTAGGGTTTCTGTGCAAAGTTTAGTTCTGAAAATACTGATCACCTTATACTTACTTCCACTCGAAATTCAACATGTCTCCCATCCTTTGCTAATTCCATTGGGAAAACACAAATTATAATTTTTGTGCGGATGCAAAACAATTCACTTACTTTGGCTTTTCTGTCTAATGCACACAAGCAATCACGGTCaaattgaataaaataagtTATTTGTCACATATAATATTCTTTTACAGTTCTGAGATTATATTATGGTGTTATCTTTTTACAGACACAGTTTTCAACTTCAGCAAAAGAGCCGTTTTTTGCAATCACCGTATCAGAGTCGGCAGCTCTAGAGGTTGATTCCATTCTGTGCTGCATTTTCTCCGAGTCAGTCGCCATCCAGGACTTCCTTTGCAATCATTTCATGAGAGTCACTGGTACTCATGCTGACAGTAGACGCTGCTATGACGTTCACTTCAGTTTGGCTGCACATCTTTCTTGACTTTGCTTTGCCAAAATAtattgaggtagtatgcgcctcgaaagtgaaagacttaaacttttgctcaaactttccttaagaatctttcaaccattctctttcaaaatcaagaataaaaatttgtggtcaccgtgcaaattttggtactagagaaacaaattactcgagatttaccggtatttaaaatggccaccataccAGTGTTAACTCATAGACCTCTAGTTATGTTCGAGAGTGTATGATTAGCTctatggaaaaataaaattttcgattttcgaaaaactaagccagtaaaaatttttcttataccaagagcttaaaatgaatccccaaaagtggtatatcagaaaagaatgttaaattttgagagtctgaatatctgtccccgaggcgcgttctaccttaaagaaaaatatttatcagTAAAGAAAGTGACATTGGACCACTGTTGTTgcaagaagaaaaaaagattcttCACCTACTAAAGAGTATAGTCCCCAGAATAATCTTCGTTTGAAAGGTCATCCTTAGCGAAGTACGGAAGGAGTtaaaatccccccccccccgcatctTCAGCCCTCTATGGGAAGGGATAAGTAAGGTTGGGATACGTTTAATGGTCCGCTCCTTAGCAGCGCAGAGACTCAGTGTTTCGGTTTCTGCATGCCCATTCTAAAAGTTTTTCTCTTCAGAAATGCATAATTTTTTCTTATCATTATATATTACGGTATGTGCTTTGTTAATTACATATGTTATAAAAAGGGGAAATAAGATCGGAAATCCCAATTGCACCAGTGCGGGCGCGCTTACAGTCAAACCTCAGCATTGGAGGCAACAAACAACGAACATTGTGGGAGCAATATGGCGTCAAGGAGAAGCTCAAGTATGGCATATCCCGGGTTTTCACTCGGATTCGGAGACATGGGACACCATTCTAGAGGTAATATTGATAAAGCAAATGTATTAAAGTGGTTTCTACAAGACATAGACTTGGAAACAAATGGTTTTCGTGACTATATACCGCGATCGCAGTACCATTTCCGTCGGGAGGTCGTATCGATAATCGAGCTATCTGAATATTGATTGCAACTtgatatcaaacaaaatcaCGTGCATGTGATTGAAGCATGGGGGTAGAAACTACGTCTATGATTGAAAGAATTCAGGTTTTCTTAAGTAAGCCCAAAGTCATGGAATTATGCCTTCCGAGTGAAATATTTCATCTAGATGTGGGCCTAACCGTGATGTCTCGCAGTTGCATATCACGCTGGGCATGCATGTGACGGTAAACTGTAAACAACGTTTTAAAATCGAAGCCAAGTTTGGCAGCATGTCATCGCTAATAGCACGCTCTGTTTTTACCTCCATAATCAAGGTTACTGACAGAGCAgtaaatattctgaaaaaatacacTTTAAAGGAACAAAGCAATTTACGAAAATCCACAACTGCCAACAAGTACTTTTCTCGAAGACCATCCACATATTTAATAGTATGACTATACATGCAGGGCCAGTAGCAGAACTTTTGGTGATTGTTTCACTAAGTTTCTTTCTTTTGTCAACTACAGATTCTTTATCTACgtccaaaagcatgttgagatacacaatgttgagcttgtcaacttGGCTGGTATATTCGTTAAtcgctctgcatggcagggctgtgtgttaccagcgttatagGGCCtccctgtggtgggaggccatataAGGCCTAACACATttcacacagccctgccatgcagagctaattcGTTAACTGCATTCTTATTGTTTAATTGTAAATTCTGGTTCTTACTGCaaataatgtcaataataaCTGTGCACTTTGAAGGTAGGCATGCTGTGATGACAGTGGAAAATATAGCCCCGTCTACCATATATGAATAGATGTAGTGCTTTGaagaatagaacaagaacttcctgttgacatgcaaaacaaaatgtgtAAAGAAATCATTAAAAGCTACCAGCTACTTTACCAGATTCATAACTGTTCTTTAGCAGGAATAAAGTCCTTGTTCATGATCCTTGGTAGATACATGCATATCTGTTTGATGTTTGCGTGATAACAGTGAGTTTCAAACCAGTAAAATGACAGCGCTACACATGTACCAgacttttgatgttttaccAAACACTTCCGCTCTTCCCCAAACAAAGGACATTGCCGTTTATTGTTTATGACTAGTTGAAGAACGCAAAGTAGATGaattacatttatttcatcTCAGTTGCTTGTGAGACATAGAACCACTAAGAAAATGCACAAATGTGTTCAGAGCAATTACCATTTGTAAAACTCCAGTCAGTGTTAATCAGCCACAGGAAGGCAGTGGGCAAACGCTGAAAAAGAAGTGGTTTGGCAACTTGTTACAATGTTATAGAACATTgtaatttgatttaaatttcaggtttggtttattttgttttgtacttaTAGTGCTTAAATAAATCAAGTTGTTGTTGTTAGGCTGGCATTTAGACTGAAAGATATGTCATTCAAGGGCACTCACTACACAGGGGAGTGCTGTGAGCCTCCTCGAGCCATGGATTTTTCAGTCTAGCTTGCATTCTACCGGCAATAACATagacatgatatatatatatatattatatatattatatatatatatatatatatatatatatatatgtgtgtgtgtgtgtgtgtgtgtgtgtgtgtgtgtgtgtgtgtgtgtgtgtgtgtgt from the Ptychodera flava strain L36383 chromosome 2, AS_Pfla_20210202, whole genome shotgun sequence genome contains:
- the LOC139147575 gene encoding perlucin-like protein is translated as MELKLILLLGCMVYVTNAATKYMMGASFTENINGGCDCMKYEVYCQQPSNDHHYYMRAIQHCRSRSILPLGPKGRLAVLKDPLIASKVVQFIRAKELHKPPCINKYGFWIGLSDRAKEGKFVWSDGKALCSDDDANWAPGQPDNTQTKKTSGQDCVQLWFRNGYEGQLDDEYCDFRPKGFICEIPDPHCLS